In Triticum urartu cultivar G1812 unplaced genomic scaffold, Tu2.1 TuUngrouped_contig_6414, whole genome shotgun sequence, a single window of DNA contains:
- the LOC125530579 gene encoding uncharacterized protein LOC125530579: MPSSTPLILVSDTAGSKHEILPKPDVDMCTKLDAVQLKELNVRHALYRRKYYQLSQHVPEDKLCYDKLKEDYPPGHRPVGQRSFKCFEEDGELDWSFHPDYCKLAGLEDYQRLVPRNYGGFEYVNWDEYHKDCHSYEIEQEYVKFCEELSKKLKWIEAYVLNKPPSLMWGKILTRGTYQAIKIATDFLKIYDGLAFTGFYEWLDSMGFDVCCYNEFDGLYYEIWQRCKMEKKFRDALYEVYGLKMFPLHQERIRRALENDTFCSDLEEEFLACTACLEEFPDDKSQILKDKARELIAEALRKETQKPKFYEDYCRKKIDIAQAIGLISSVPS, encoded by the exons ATGCCGTCTAGTACCCCATTGATCCTGGTCAGTGATACAGCAG ggtcaaaacacgaaattttGCCCAAGCCTGATGTCGACATGTGCACCAAGCTGGATGCCGTGCAGCTCAAGGAGCTCAATGTGCGCCATGCGTTGTATCGCCGCAAGTATTATCAG CTGTCACAACACGTGCCTGAGGATAAGCTTTGCTATGATAAACTGAAGGAGGACTACCCCCCTGGCCATCGTCCTGTGGGGCAGAGATCTTTTAAGTGCTTTGAGGAAGATGGCGAATTAGATTGGTCTTTCCACCCTGACTACTGCAAACTTGCTGGCCTGGAGGACTACCAACGGCTGGTCCCTCGAAATTAT GGTGGTTTTGAGTATGTCAATTGGGATGAGTACCACAAGGATTGTCATAGCTATGAGATTGAACAAGAATATGTCAAATTCTGTGAAGAATTGTCCAAGAAACTTAAG TGGATTGAAGCTTATGTGTTAAATAAGCCTCCATCTCTTATG TGGGGAAAGATTTTGACCAGAGGAACTTACCAAGCAATCAAGATCGCTACTGACTTCTTGAAGATATACGATGGCTTAGCCTTTACTGGCTTCTAC GAGTGGTTAGATAGCATGGGTTTTGATGTGTGTTGCTACAACGAGTTTGATGGTCTCTATTACGAGATTTGGCAAAGGTGCAAGATGGAG AAGAAATTCAGAGATGCTTTGTATGAAGTCTATGGACTTAAAATGTTTCCGTTACACCAAGAAAGAATAAGACGTGCACTGGAGAATGACACATTCTGCTCCGACTTGGAAGAAGAG TTTCTTGCTTGCACAGCTTGCCTCGAGGAA TTTCCAGATGACAAAAGCCAGATTTTAAAGGATAAAGCCCGGGAGTTGATTGCAGAGGCACTTAGAAAGGAG ACGCAGAAACCAAAGTTCTATGAGGATTATTGTAGGAAGAAGATAGATATTGCTCAAGCTATTGGATTAATTTCCAGCGTACCGTCTTAA
- the LOC125530580 gene encoding putative disease resistance protein RGA1: MALNQPINKSSIMAMAWGLFSDGAGVLSNLNACHEFFSWTASVITTIRYRQSTSESSDRDKTAAQPHDKKKFDRLEVDLWKLKTTMPKMLDLIDRVEFLSHKEQAAALLPDIKGAVFDAEDLLDEFDYDVLKLKVECSKNLEPGHYNDTFLEFFDRSSDYIREVNIIQEKLDHVYKQAMDMGLHQAPRKFDKSVRPETTTYFNCVENMVGREKEMKEFVGKLGVRGLKRGRTENKARMTELPVLSIVGMGGVGKTTMAQQICKNTNVKKHFGPIIWTCVSDEFDTKRLMKAIIEGLGGDASSDNLNVLIGKLEDRVKSKKFLLVLDDMWDDILKDDAAEWKGLCACLKNGVEGSRILVTTRFPEVAELVGPLNNYVLNGLEPKVFWDFFKFCAFGPTSSCNNRESLELERIGKDIVPKLKGSPLAAKTIGRLLRMELSTIHWKTIKESELWELKQSDTDILPALRLSYMYLPQKLKRCFSICAMFPKDHKFGKDFLADIWIAHGYVEGPQEASTCFDDLANRSFFQKASPQSVKYYVIHDLMHDTAQLVAKDECFIIKHASDLDKVPSNVRHLSIFTNGNVQCSELKSIFNKKKLRSLVCDESYSKAKDFEPVIDCWFRELTKIRVLSFKLSGVRQLPESMGNSKHLRFLSLHGSVTFSTFPLSVCRLHHLKIIDSSSCVIEKFPPGFSDVLSLEKINSNSFSYSKGHSGKLCLKWRHELQSLEGIMKIMENQMEMLPHWNLQHLHVKNYRGKSCPSWLQPNLLPRLRSLEFTNCVSLKSIPFFLQLVGSLGNTSQSDNINRIEELVIKECGQISWQGLVVLPTSLRKLDLQSPGYSMDHFVSCFLDLTSLTYLKMHDCDSLTAIPLHVWRSNLPSLEELDICSCNTLTSIVSEASSSSSTTNGGIKGFSSLAKIRILCCRKLLSLHEFFKPDCLPAVKTIEVSHCEKLMSLSVDRLNGLQQLKVVACKLNMQRAMILPSSLKKLSLSDCQGIESINLANGQLASSPVLEELSILLCSDLKSIGGAAAVDRIKKVCIKECHELKEIQQLPLSLPGWYFRL, from the exons AGTGATGGTGCTGGGGTCCTTTCCAACCTCAATGCATGTCACGAATTCTTCAGCTGGACGGCATCAGTTATAACCACCATTCGTTATCGACAGAGCACCTCAGAGTCGTCAGACAGAGACAAGACAGCTGCACAACCACATGATAAAAAGAAATTTGATCGGCTGGAGGTTGATCTTTGGAAGCTGAAGACAACAATGCCCAAGATGCTTGACCTCATTGATCGGGTCGAGTTTCTAAGCCATAAGGAACAAGCGGCTGCTCTCCTCCCGGATATCAAAGGTGCAGTGTTCGATGCGGAGGACCTGCTTGATGAGTTTGATTATGATGTACTTAAGTTGAAGGTTGAATGCAGCAAGAATTTGGAGCCAGGTCACTATAATGACACCTTTCTGGAATTCTTTGACAGATCCAGTGATTACATAAGAGAAGTCAACATAATTCAAGAAAAACTAGATCATGTCTATAAGCAGGCCATGGATATGGGCTTGCACCAAGCACCGCGGAAGTTTGATAAATCAGTTAGGCCAGAAACAACTACCTACTTTAATTGTGTGGAAAACATGGTTGGTCGTGAAAAAGAAATGAAGGAGTTTGTGGGAAAACTAGGAGTTCGTGGACTGAAGAGAGGAAGAACTGAAAACAAAGCAAGAATGACAGAGTTGCCTGTGTTATCCATTGTTGGCATGGGAGGTGTCGGAAAGACAACAATGGCCCAACAAATCTGCAAGAATACAAATGTGAAGAAACACTTTGGCCCCATAATTTGGACATGTGTTTCAGATGAATTTGACACAAAAAGGTTAATGAAAGCGATTATAGAAGGCCTCGGAGGAGATGCATCATCTGATAATCTGAATGTTCTTATTGGTAAACTAGAAGATCGTGTCAAGTCCAAAAAGTTCTTGCTTGTCCTTGATGATATGTGGGATGATATCTTGAAGGATGACGCGGCAGAGTGGAAGGGCTTGTGTGCATGTTTGAAAAATGGTGTTGAAGGAAGCAGGATTTTGGTCACCACAAGATTTCCCGAGGTTGCTGAGCTAGTTGGCCCTCTGAATAATTATGTGTTAAATGGCTTAGAACCTAAGGTATTCTGGGATTTCTTCAAATTCTGTGCATTTGGACCCACTAGTTCTTGCAACAACCGGGAGTCACTGGAGTTGGAGCGCATCGGTAAAGACATTGTTCCAAAGTTGAAGGGTTCCCCATTAGCTGCCAAGACTATTGGACGCTTGCTGAGAATGGAACTAAGTACAATACATTGGAAAACTATAAAGGAAAGTGAACTCTGGGAATTAAAACAATCAGATACTGACATTCTGCCAGCCCTTCGACTGAGCTATATGTATCTACCGCAGAAACTGAAGAGATGCTTCTCAATATGTGCAATGTTTCCCAAGGATCACAAATTTGGGAAGGATTTTCTAGCTGATATTTGGATTGCACACGGATATGTGGAGGGGCCCCAAGAAGCATCAACGTGCTTTGATGACCTTGCAAATCGTTCATTCTTTCAGAAAGCATCACCACAGAGTGTTAAGTACTATGTAATTCATGATCTGATGCATGATACAGCACAACTAGTCGCAAAGGATGAGTGCTTCATTATAAAGCATGCTAGTGACCTAGATAAAGTTCCTTCAAATGTTCGTCATCTGTCAATATTCACAAATGGGAATGTTCAGTGTTCTGAATTGAAGAGCATATTCAACAAGAAAAAATTGAGGTCTCTGGTATGCGATGAATCATATAGCAAAGCAAAAGATTTTGAGCCTGTGATAGACTGTTGGTTCAGGGAGCTAACCAAAATCCGTGTATTGAGTTTTAAACTTTCTGGAGTACGACAACTACCTGAGAGCATGGGTAACTCAAAGCATCTGCGTTTCCTTTCTTTACATGGAAGTGTTACTTTCAGCACATTTCCATTATCAGTATGTCGTCTGCATCATCTGAAAATTATAGACTCTAGCAGTTGTGTGATTGAAAAGTTTCCTCCAGGCTTCAGTGATGTCCTCAGCTTAGAGAAGATCAATTCAAATAGTTTTAGTTATAGCAAGGGCCACTCTGGCAAACTCTGCCTAAAATGGCGCCATGAGCTGCAAAGTCTTGAGGGAATAATGAAGATAATGGAAAACCAGATGGAAATGTTACCTCACTGGAATCTCCAACATTTGCACGTAAAGAACTACAGAGGTAAATCTTGCCCTAGCTGGCTCCAGCCCAACCTCCTGCCAAGGTTACGTTCTCTTGAATTTACGAATTGTGTCAGTTTGAAGAGCATACCATTCTTTCTCCAGTTAGTTGGGTCACTGGGCAATACATCACAGTCAGACAACATTAATCGTATTGAAGAGTTGGTCATAAAAGAATGTGGTCAAATCAGTTGGCAAGGCTTGGTGGTCTTACCTACTTCTCTTAGAAAGCTAGACCTTCAGAGCCCGGGCTATTCCATGGATCACTTCGTGAGCTGCTTCCTTGACCTCACCTCCCTCACTTATTTGAAAATGCATGACTGCGACTCGTTGACAGCTATTCCCCTGCATGTGTGGAGAAGCAATCTTCCATCCCTGGAAGAACTAGACATTTGTTCTTGTAATACCCTTACATCAATAGTCTCTGAAGCAAGTAGTAGCAGTAGCACCACCAACGGCGGCATTAAAGGATTCTCATCCCTTGCTAAGATACGTATTCTTTGCTGTCGGAAATTATTGAGCTTGCATGAATTCTTCAAGCCAGATTGTCTACCTGCCGTGAAGACCATTGAGGTTTCCCATTGTGAAAAGTTGATGTCGCTCTCTGTTGATAGGCTCAACGGGTTGCAGCAGTTAAAAGTTGTAGCTTGTAAGTTGAATATGCAGCGGGCAATGATATTACCATCCTCTCTTAAGAAGCTCAGCTTGAGTGATTGTCAGGGCATAGAATCCATCAACCTCGCCAATGGCCAGTTGGCAAGTTCTCCAGTATTGGAGGAACTTAGCATTTTGCTCTGTTCAGACCTTAAGTCCATTGGTGGTGCAGCAGCTGTTGATAGAATAAAGAAAGTGTGTATAAAGGAGTGCCACGAGCTCAAGGAAATACAACAGCTGCCTCTTTCACTG CCTGGTTGGTACTTCCGATTATGA